TTTGGATGGGTAAAGTTGCACATGCATTAAATTTTGAACCatattacttaaatattaaaCAGGCTAAGTGCCAATCCAAAGACCCCAGTAAATCCTATCCAAACTCTTTTTACGTTAACTACTCCAATTCCTCCACATTGAGGGCCACTTATCTGTTAAGTAACATGAGactcattattttataagtggCAAGAGACTCAATTATACTGCCCACTTGTCCTTTCCCATTTCATTATAATGCCACCATATAATTGTGTACTCaaaagtacttataaaaaaaaaaattgtgtactCAAAAGTTCCCATAAGGCCACAATGATATGTGAAGATATTTGAGACAGAAAGGAATTGTTCTGATCATTCAATTATAAGATGCCCTTATTTAACTGAATTGGAATTTCCTGGTTTGGGTAAATCATCACTCCTCCCAGACAAACTCAAGGCCTAAACCACTATGATATTCCGTAAATGGCTCAATATTGACCAAAAACAAGGGTGAAATAGAAATCACACCTCCAAAGCAACTGACAATTTTGATATCCAAAAACTAATCAATCGAGTTTTAGTTGTTTAGTTTGGGGTTCACGTTaacaaaatgaaacaaagtgAGGAATGCACTGCTTCATATACAGCAAAaagacagaaaataaaaataatgtggcaCCAGTAAGAAACATGATATTACCGTGAACAACTTCACCAAATTTAGCAAATTCTTCCTGAAGTTTCTCTGACGTGGTTCTCTTATTAAGCCCTGAAGCACAAATGTTGAATTATTCTGAGGCCATAATCATGCATATAACCATAATTTACTGCTAATACTGGTATCTGACTAGAGACCAACCACGTTTAAGAATGTAATTTGGTGCACCatccttataaaaaattgaacatgaaTGAGAAAACCTACCCCTAACCATCCATTAGCTTTAAGCCGAAGGTATAAGGAGTAACGTCTACGAATACTAAtttaaaagaagatgaagatttcCTCTATTACAAGACCAACTAGGTATTAGAATCCACTTATCTTTGATTTGGGAAAAAGCTCACCATTTTACAATAGCATAAAAATCCCAATTTCCAGACCTATTCAATACAACAAATCTCTTTCTTTAGAAAGCGGAATATTGGCAATCACAACTCTGAAACAAAAGAATCACCAGGATGAACAGAGTATCCTCTCGGCATGCAAAAAACCTCATAGAGACAAAACCCTTACCAATCAAATCAACTCATGGTATACAGGAACTCCGCCGAATATTAATtgtgctgaagaaaaaaattaccgGAGACAAATAGGGTCGTCGAAGGAGCAACGGCAGGTTTATCACTAGCAGTGTTAGCAACAGAGGCCGAACCAGTAGCGGTGGCGGCTGCATAGGATTGAGAAGAGAATAACGAAGTTGATAGAAACCGCCTCATGAGTCCGGGCCTGAGCGCCATTTCTAGTCGGGTTGGTCCGATGTTGCAGTAGAGCAAACAACACCGCTGTCAGGTGGAGCAGACGAAAGGGAAATGAAGTTAATGAACCaaccaaaaaccctaaaccctgaCTTATGGGTCTATACATGAattctgaatttatttttacttgaaaaTCTTACTTCGGGTCCGGGCTGTTGGTTTGGGAGTAATGCTACGTCTGTAGAAAGTTCTggatacccttttttttttttttttctaaattatataaattttaatttttttttaaataatatgtacAACTTACGCACCTTAAAGTAAagttataaatatcatttatcgtGATTTTGGTAGCATAAAACCTtagaaaatacaataataagtgaaaaatgatatctatataattctttcacaattttttatataattttaatttaaatgaagaatattttgtaaaataacttataaagtAATGTCATTTTCTAGAAAgatcaataatataaaaagtagtaatataaaaaataattttattgaaaagactTTATACCacatattattcataatttgatttaaaaaataaaatttaaaaattgcaaatgaagttatgccaaaaaaaaaaattgtacaatcGTTACTCTTTCTATTATGATATGCCGTATGATTCTTTATTGCAACGATTAACTTATGATTACATTTAAATGTGTCGAATTAGCTATCCAAAATAACAGTGACATGACCTTTTTgcaattttatattaatagaatagtaaaataattaataatatacatataatcttaaaaattattattttacaaaaatatcatctattctaaataaaattactaaa
This genomic interval from Juglans regia cultivar Chandler chromosome 3, Walnut 2.0, whole genome shotgun sequence contains the following:
- the LOC108998988 gene encoding organelle RRM domain-containing protein 2, mitochondrial-like, with the translated sequence MALRPGLMRRFLSTSLFSSQSYAAATATGSASVANTASDKPAVAPSTTLFVSGLNKRTTSEKLQEEFAKFGEVVHARVVTDRNSGYSKGFGFVNYATVEDAEKGIKGMDAQFLDGWVIFAEYARPRTPPGQSASPETYQHFPPTRW